Genomic DNA from Microbacterium sp. NC79:
GACAGACTCGCTCGAGTGTGATGCATAGTCGCCCCACGTGCACTGGATGCTGTCAGGCAGCGGAGCATCGACACCGAACAATTGCGACTGCTGGTAACTCCAGCCCATCTCCTCAAACTGTGTAACGAGCGTCGCGGGGAGAAGGTTCTCGCACGTCGCAGCCTCGGGGTCAGCCGTCGGCTCGGGGGGAGCGGTGTTGGAGCCGGTGCCTGGCTGTGCGGTTATGGTCGGTGCCGGAGCGCTTGTCGACGTCGCGGGCGCTGGCGCGGGGGACGAGCATGCCGCTAGTGCTCCGGCGAGGAGGAGAAGCGTGGCCGTGCCCGCGGTGCGCTTCATGACGCGATCGTGCTTCCGCCGTGCAGAAACGTGAGGTATGTGTCGTGCAGTACACCGTTCGTCGCCAGCGAGGACTGCTTCGTGATTGATTCTTCGCCGTCGAAGGCGGTCATGCGGCCGCCGGCTTCGGCGACGATCGGAACCACGGCTGCAATATCGTAGGGGGCAACGCCGAACTCTGCGACGAACTCGAGACGCCCCTCGGCCAGTTGCATATACGGCCAGACGTCGCCGTATCCGCGGTCGCGCCACACCGCGCGGGTGAGCCGGATCAGGTTATCCAGCTCGCCTGCTTCGTCCCACTGCTGGATGCTCTGAAAGCTGATGCTCGACTTTTCCAGCGCGGAGACGTCGGAGACGTGAATCTGTCGGGATTCTGCCCCCGGAGTGTTCGTCCACGCACCGGATCCCGTCGCAGCCCACCAGCGTCGGCCAAGTGCGGGCTGGCTGACGACGCCCACCTGCGGCACGCCGTCGACAGCGAGGGCAATGAGAATGCCCCACATTGGCAAACCGCGCATGAAATTGTGCGTGCCGTCGATGGGGTCGATGATCCACTGGCGGGAGCCGGTGCCTTCTGTGCCGAACTCCTCACCCAGAATGCCGTCGTTCGGGCGCTCGGCCGAAAGGATGTCGCGGATGGCGCGTTCGGTGGCGATATCTGCGTCCGTCACGAAGGTCGCGTCGGCCTTCTGATCGATGGCGAGGTCGGCAGAATTGACTCGTGCCATGGCGACGACATCGGCGGCATCAGCAATACGAAGGGCGAGCGCGAGATCATCGGCGAACAGCGCGGAAGCGGCGGTGGGGGAGGTCACGAATCAAGGGTATCCTGGCGCAACTGTCTCGATTCGCGCACACGCGTGAATCCTGGTAATGTCTTCTCTCGGCGCCGAAACGCGCATGCCACGCACCTCTAGCTCAATCGGCAGAGCAACTGACTCTTAATCAGTGGGTTCCGGGTTCGAGTCCCGGGGGGTGCACGGATTAGCTCTGAAGACTCTCGCCAGTATTCAGAGCTTTTTCATTTGTGCCAGCGGGTTTGACCGCCGCACGCATCGGCGCGCGACACGCGCGAATTGTGCGAATGAAGTCTGGCTTTACCAGCGTTTTTTTCGCACCACGTGTGCGCGCTGTTAGGCTCATCTGGTTGCAGAAATGCGCATGCACCTCTAGCTCAATCGGCAGAGCAACTGACTCTTAATCAGTGGGTTCCGGGTTCGAGTCCCGGGGGGTGCACCATCGTAAGGCCCTCGCGAAAGTGAGGGCCTTTCTGCGTTTTGCTTGGCGATCCGGGTGACGTGTGAATCACCCGGGAACAGCCTGAGCGTCTCCGTTTCGTCGCTTCTGGCCGGGTCGGCTACGCGCGGTTTCGCCAACGGACCACCAGGAGCGCAAGCGCGATGAGGGGCGCCCACACGAAACGCAATAGATCGGCCCCGAGCGCCGCCGGCACCAGGGCAAGGCTGAGGGCAACGGCAAAACCTGCGCCCTGGAGAGCCCAGCCCAGACGAACGAGCGCGGCGAGATCACCCACCGGGGTGGGAACCGGCATGATCAGAGCAATCGGGGCTGGGGGAGTGAGAGCCGCGAAGATGCGGGCGAGCAGGCTCGCCACGCCGACCACGAGTGCCACTGACCACCCGATGCCACCGCCAACCAAGCCCGCGGTGCTTGCCACGACAACGACAATGGTCGGGAAGATCGCGTGAAGCGCCACCAGTGTGACGTCGGAGATGCCGTAAACGGCGGTCGTGCGCACCGCGAGTGCCGCCTGGCGCACGCCGGTCATGCACGCGCCGAGTCCGGCGTAAGCCAGCACCGCGGCAGCGGTCACGCCCCACGCCGACGAGGCGACGCTTGCGAGCGCGAGTGCGGCGACGAGCAACGCGACACCACGAATGAGGCGCGCAGGTGTGCGCAGCGCGCCCACCATGGCCGCGACGGAATAGGTCATCCACGGTGCGATACGTGGCACCGCCACGAGCCGTCGTCCGCCCTGCGGGACTTCGTGCGCTGCATCGGCGACGGTTCCGGAATCCATCAGGACCACGCCAACCGCCGTGGCGTCACGACGCACAGACGCCGCAACGATGGCCTGCGGGTGCAGCCCATCAAGAAGCCGCGGCATAAGGCTCACCGCGAGCACGGCGAGCACGACAAGCGGGAGCGCGCCAACCGGCTCCGCAAAGACGAAAACCGGAGGCGACATGACGATGACGGCGACCGCCACCGCAACTAGCGCCCCGGACGACACGTTACTGACGAGTGCTGACCGTTGCGCCGCGACAGCGAGGGCAGTGGCGATCGTTGCGGTCGATGCCGCAGAAGCCACTGTCCACGCGAACGTCGCTCCGCTACTGATCCCGACGTTCCACAGCACGCCCTGGCACAGCGCCGCGACCGCGACGGCGGCAAGAACGGCGATGAGCCACCACCGCACGACCGGTCCGCGCAACGACACTGACAATGGTGCAACGCTTTCGCTCAAGACACGTGCGAGAAAAGCGGGTCGCACGGCGGGCGACGCCCACGGTGCGCAGGCCGCCGCCATCAGCGCGAGAGCGCCTGCCACGGACAACGGGCCAAAAGTGGGGGATGAGAGCGCGGCGATCATCGCGGGCTCGGAAAGGAGAAGCCACGCTGCGCGCATAATCGGAACCAACACGATGACGCTGACAAGCACGCTGGCGTACACGAGATAGGCGATGTCGCCCGTCGTGCGGCGAGCGCGGACACGCCACTGACGAAGTGTCGCACGTACCGCTAATCGGTCTGATCGAGCCATGTCACCATGTTCGCCGCGGCCGCGACATCGTCAGCATGCGTCGCCATCACAATCGTGGTTCCGAGCGCCTGGCGATCCCGCAACGCAGCCACCAGAAGCGCCCGCCGTGAGGCATCAAGACGCTGCTCCGGTTCATCGAGTAAGAGAATCGTGCTCGGCCGCACGAATCCGGTCGCCAGCGCAAACAGTTGCCGCTGGCCGCTCGAAAGTTCGTGCGGGAACCGCCGCGCGAGGCCGTCGATGCCCCACCGGTCAAGCTCGACGAGAGCGCGCTCATGTGGGGCAGGATCTCGCCATGAGGTCGCAATCAGTGTGAGGTGTTCGTGCAGCGTGAGATCGGGAGCGACAATCGGCGGGGCAAGAAGCGCGGCAACCTGTTGGCGGAACCATGATTGACGGCCGTCAGGTTGGCGGCCGTCGA
This window encodes:
- a CDS encoding inositol monophosphatase, giving the protein MTSPTAASALFADDLALALRIADAADVVAMARVNSADLAIDQKADATFVTDADIATERAIRDILSAERPNDGILGEEFGTEGTGSRQWIIDPIDGTHNFMRGLPMWGILIALAVDGVPQVGVVSQPALGRRWWAATGSGAWTNTPGAESRQIHVSDVSALEKSSISFQSIQQWDEAGELDNLIRLTRAVWRDRGYGDVWPYMQLAEGRLEFVAEFGVAPYDIAAVVPIVAEAGGRMTAFDGEESITKQSSLATNGVLHDTYLTFLHGGSTIAS
- a CDS encoding ATP-binding cassette domain-containing protein, translating into MILIEQASVVLDEVTLLPPTTLVIEAGSWHAIRGANGAGKSTLLSLLADIQRPTSGTVTVDGRQPDGRQSWFRQQVAALLAPPIVAPDLTLHEHLTLIATSWRDPAPHERALVELDRWGIDGLARRFPHELSSGQRQLFALATGFVRPSTILLLDEPEQRLDASRRALLVAALRDRQALGTTIVMATHADDVAAAANMVTWLDQTD